In one window of Acanthochromis polyacanthus isolate Apoly-LR-REF ecotype Palm Island chromosome 8, KAUST_Apoly_ChrSc, whole genome shotgun sequence DNA:
- the LOC110964424 gene encoding leptin-like: MDYTLVFLLSLLQVLSLTTANSLSEAVMKSKVKWMAEQLVVKVNRDFQFPPELTLSPPADELDGSSSSVIAVLEGYNGLISDTLNGATQIKYEISSLTGYLDQWRQGHCSEPRPKPPASGRLQELQSAKEFVHTVSMEALMRVKEFLKLLLKNLEHLQTC; encoded by the exons ATGGACTACACTCTGGTGTTCCTGCTTTCACTGCTTCAAGTTTTAAGCCTGACTACAGCAAATTCTTTGTCAGAAGCAGTGATGAAATCAAAAGTGAAATGGATGGCGGAGCAGCTCGTGGTCAAAGTCAACAGAGACTTCCAG TTCCCTCCTGAGCTGACACTCAGTCCACCTGCCGATGAACTGGATGGATCCTCCTCCTCTGTAATTGCAGTCTTGGAGGGCTACAACGGCCTGATCTCTGACACCCTTAACGGGGCCACCCAGATCAAGTATGAAATCTCTTCGCTGACGGGATACCTGGATCAGTGGAGGCAGGGGCACTGCAGCGAGCCGCGGCCGAAGCCTCCAGCATCAGGACGGCTGCAAGAGCTACAGAGCGCCAAAGAGTTCGTTCACACTGTGAGCATGGAGGCTCTCATGAGAGTGAAGGAGttcctcaaacttctgctgaaGAACCTGGAACACCTTCAAACTTGCTGA